From a region of the Primulina eburnea isolate SZY01 chromosome 7, ASM2296580v1, whole genome shotgun sequence genome:
- the LOC140836480 gene encoding UTP--glucose-1-phosphate uridylyltransferase-like — protein MATRKLSHADEEKVHNLKIAVSTLNQISENEKSGFVNLVSRYLSGEAQHIQWSKIQTPTDEVVVPYDSLAPVPEDIAKTKKLLDKLVVLKLNGGLGTTMGCTGPKSVIEVRNGLTFLDLIVIQIETLNAMYGCNVPLVLMNSFNTHDDTLKIVEKYMNTNIEIHTFNQSQYPRLVVEDFTPLPCKGNDGKDAWYPPGHGDVFPSLMNTGKLDLFLSQGKEYVFVANSDNLGAVVDLKILNHLINNKNEYCMEVTPKTLADVKGGTLISYEGKVQLLEIAQVPDEYVNEFKSIEKFKIFNTNNLWVNLHAIKRLVEGEALKMEIIPNPKEVDGVKVLQLETAAGAAIRFFDHAIGANVPRSRFLPVKATSDLLLVQSDLYTLSDGFVSRNPARANPSNPSIDLGPEFKKVASFLSRFKSIPSIIELDSLKVRGDVWFGAGVILKGKVTITAKPGLKLEIPDGAVLENKEINGPGDI, from the exons ATGGCTACTCGAAAATTGAGCCATGCTGATGAGGAGAAGGTACACAACCTCAAGATAGCTGTGTCCACTCTCAATCAAATCAG CGAAAATGAGAAATCTGGATTCGTCAACCTCGTATCTCGATATCTCAG TGGTGAAGCTCAGCATATACAGTGGAGTAAGATTCAGACCCCAACTGATGAGGTTGTGGTGCCATATGACTCCTTAGCCCCTGTTCCTGAAG ATATTGCGAAGACAAAGAAACTTTTGGACAAACTTGTGGTGCTGAAGCTCAATGGAGGCTTGGGAACAACAATGGGATGTACTGGCCCCAA GTCTGTCATTGAAGTTCGAAATGGTTTGACATTTCTTGACTTAATTGTCATCCAAATCGAG ACACTCAATGCTATGTATGGATGCAATGTGCCCCTGGTATTAATGAATTCATTCAACACTCATGATGATACACTAAAG ATTGTTGAGAAGTATATGAACACAAATATCGAGATTCATACATTTAACCAG AGTCAGTACCCTCGTTTGGTTGTTGAAGATTTCACACCCCTTCCCTGCAAAGGAAATGATGGCAAGGATGCATG GTACCCCCCTGGTCATGGGGATGTCTTTCCATCTTTGATGAATACTGGGAAACTTGATCTATTTTTATCACAG GGCAAAGAATACGTCTTTGTTGCCAATTCTGATAACTTGGGTGCTGTTGTTGATTTGA aaattttaaaccatttGATCAATAACAAGAATGAATATTGCATGGAG GTCACTCCCAAAACTCTAGCTGACGTAAAGGGTGGTACTCTAATCTCTTATGAAGGGAAAGTACAG CTTCTGGAAATAGCACAAGTTCCAGATGAATAC GTTAATGAATTTAAGTCCATAGAgaagttcaaaattttcaacACCAACAATTT GTGGGTGAACTTGCACGCAATCAAAAGACTTGTGGAAGGAGAAGCTCTGAAGATGGAAATTATTCCCAATCCAAAG GAAGTGGATGGGGTGAAAGTTCTTCAACTTGAGACTGCTGCAGGGGCTGCAATAAGG TTCTTTGATCATGCAATCGGTGCCAACGTTCCTCGTTCTCGTTTCCTTCCGGTAAAAGCAACTTCAGATCTGCTTCTAGTCCAA TCTGATCTATACACCTTGTCCGATGGCTTTGTGAGCCGGAACCCAGCAAGGGCCAATCCTTCCAATCCTTCTATTGATTTGGGACCTGAATTCAAGAAG GTTGCAAGTTTCTTAAGTCGATTTAAGtcaattcccagcattattgaACTGGATAGCTTGAAGGTAAGGGGTGATGTATGGTTTGGAGCTGGTGTTATTCTGAAG GGTAAAGTTACAATTACTGCGAAACCTGGCCTGAAGCTGGAAATACCTGATGGAGCTGTTCTTGAAAACAAG GAAATTAATGGTCCTGGAGATATATAG
- the LOC140836483 gene encoding protein REVEILLE 2-like, with product MVTAAGTIQEQDGGTGSGTFPRSSNKPLLELGTAAGTLSKEQFHDGEEFSPKARKPYTITKQRERWTEEEHKKFIEALKLYGRAWRRIEEHVSTKSAVQIRSHAQKFFSKVARDPNGADADSEKPIEIPPPRPKRKPMHPYPRKLVCPVKTGLIIPEKPTRSSSSTLSISEPENQSPTSVLSAVGSDACARENCLSLISGSKDEYSSPDEQVSPELELLSQNEFLAKEDSNESAAQCLKLFGKTLLISDPHGPANLAALMASKLESSGEDMGTCLFPWSVAPLSLYCGATTSDIYYTQVVRENSHPEDTRCPVSLPWLTLCSAKSPTVQEVHNPTPIKGRISCHMPGKDEEKEGSSTGSNTESVCTTTGREKNWGADSYYHSFEMKSEGQKSLPSKFSKTMSVKLAKHGKGFVPYKRCLGENLSTSTSNEASEEREKQRVRLCL from the exons GAACAAGATGGAGGCACGGGGTCAGGCACTTTTCCTCGTAGTAGCAATAAGCCTCTTTTAGAGTTGGGTACAGCTGCTGGTACCCTGTCGAAGGAGCAGTTTCATGATGGGGAAGAATTTTCTCCCAAG GCGAGGAAGCCGTATACGATCACGAAACAAAGAGAACGATGGACGGAAGAAGAGCATAAAAAATTTATCGAGGCACTGAAACTTTACGGTCGAGCTTGGAGGAGAATTGAAG AGCACGTGAGTACAAAATCTGCGGTGCAGATTCGGAGCCACGCACAGAAATTTTTCTCTAAG GTCGCACGTGATCCAAATGGAGCTGATGCTGACTCTGAAAAACCAATTGAAATTCCTCCTCCGAGACCTAAAAGAAAACCAATGCACCCTTATCCTCGTAAGTTGGTTTGCCCAGTCAAAACAGGACTTATAATACCCGAGAAACCAACAAGGTCTTCGTCTTCTACTCTGTCTATTTCGGAACCGGAAAACCAATCTCCTACATCCGTATTATCAGCAGTTGGCTCAGATGCATGTGCTAGAGAAAATTGTTTGTCTCTAATTTCTGGTTCAAAAGATGAATATTCTAGCCCGGATGAACAAGTTTCTCCG GAATTGGAGCTTTTGTCTCAAAACGAATTTCTTGCTAAAGAAGATTCAAACGAATCAGCTGCTCAGTGCTTGAAGCTGTTTGGTAAAACACTACTCATTTCTGATCCTCATGGACCAGCTAATCTAGCAGCATTAATGGCTAGCAAGCTCGAGTCCTCTGGTGAAGACATGGGGACTTGTTTATTTCCTTGGAGCGTTGCACCTTTGTCACTTTATTGTGGTGCAACAACTAGCGATATTTATTACACGCAAGTGGTACGTGAAAACTCACACCCTGAGGATACTCGGTGTCCGGTTTCTTTACCATGGTTGACACTCTGCAGCGCCAAATCACCGACAGTTCAGGAAGTGCATAACCCAACCCCAATCAAAGGTCGAATCTCGTGTCATATGCCTGGCAAAGATGAAGAAAAGGAGGGGTCCTCAACTGGTTCAAATACAGAATCTGTTTGCACTACAACAGGGAGAGAGAAAAACTGGGGAGCTGATAGCTACTACCACTCGTTTGAGATGAAATCCGAGGGACAAAAATCACTTCCCTCCAAATTTAGCAAGACCATGTCAGTTAAATTGGCTAAACATGGAAAAGGTTTTGTGCCTTATAAACGATGCCTTGGCGAAAACCTATCTACCTCGACCTCGAATGAGGCTTCTGAAGAACGGGAGAAACAGAGGGTTCGCCTCTGCTTATAG